The genomic stretch ACGTCGTCGACCGGCACGAACCCCTCGCCGGGCTGCTGCCGGTGAGCCCGGCTGTCCTCGGAGACCGAGCGATGGTCGCCCATGACCCACAGCTCGCCCTCGGGAACGGTCACCTTGAACTCGTCGAAGGACGGCTCGTCCTTGGGGAAGAGGTAGTCCTCCTCGTCCAGCGGCACGCCGTTGACGGTGACCCGCCCCTCGCTGTCGCAGCAGGCGACGTCGTCTCCGCCGACGCCGATGACCCGCTTGATCAGGTCCTCCTCGCCGGCCGCCGGGGCCAGCCCGACGAAGACCAGCGCGTCGCGCACAGCGCCGAGCACTCCCCCGCGCTCCTGCATCTCGGGCCCATTGAGCCAGCCGCCCGGGTCGCGGAACACCACGACGTCGCCGCGGTGGATCTCGTCGGGCTTGTCGGCCAGCTTGTTGACCAGCACCCGGTCGTTGACCAGCAGCGTGTTCTCCATCGACCCGGACGGGATGTAGAACGCCTGGACGAGGAACGTCTTGATCAGCACCGAGATCACCAGCGCGGTGATGACGATGCCGGGCAGCTCACGGAAGAACGACTTGCGCTTGGCCGGCGCGCGCATGGCCGGGGCCGCGGGCGTGACCGGGGCAGCGGGCGTGACCGGGGCAGCGGACGTGACGGGGGCAGCGGGCGTGACGGGGGCTGCGGGCCTCACGGGGGTCGCCGGAGTCGCAGCGGCCGGCGGCGACGACTCCGCGCCAGCCGGCGGTGGCGCGCCGTCGGTCGTCATGTGGTCCTCTCCTGTCCCCGTGCGGCGTCCATCATGACAGGCCACCCAGGCGGTCGAGGGGCCACACGACGCCGAGGACCCGCCCGATGACGTCGTCCACGGGCACCGTGCCGCCACCCGGGTCACCGAGGTGCGCCCGGGAGTCCATCGAGTCCGACCGGTGGTCGCCCATCACCCAGAGCCGCCCCTCGGGGACCCGGACGTCGAAGCGAAGCTCGGACGGCGAGTCGCCCGGGTAGAGGTAGCGACGCTCCTCCAGCGGCTCGCCGTTGACGGTCAGCCGCCCCCGGGAGTCGCAGCACGCGACCCGGTCGCCGCCGACCCCGATCACCCGTTTGACGTAGTCCGTGCGCACGTCCCCGGCCAGGCCGAAGCTCAGGAAGCGGACCACCCGGTCGCGCAGGGTCGGCTTTTGCGCGGCACCGACCGCCCCGAAGGTGTCGGTGCCGTCGAAGACCACGACGTCGCCCCGGTCGACCGAGCCGAACACGTAGCTCGCCCGGTCGACGAGGATCCGGTCGCCGATGTCGAGGGTGTCGCGCATCGAGCCGGACGGGATGGAGAACGGCGTCACCACGAAGGTGCGCACGAGCAGCGCTGCCAGCAGCACCGCGAGCAGCGTGCCGACGGTCCGGAAGCGCCGGCGCCGCGGCGCGCGCCGGCTCCCTCGGGGACGGCGGTGCCGCACAGGTGTGGCCGGTGGCGCGGGCGCCGGGTCAGCGGGCGGTCGGCCTGCTGTCGCGGCGCTCCTTGATCTTGGCAGCCTTGCCGCGGAGGTCACGGAGGTAGTAGAGCTTGGCCCGGCGGACGTCACCACGCGTCACGACCTCGATCTTGTCGATGACCGGCGTGTGGACCGGGAAGGTGCGCTCGACGCCGACGCCGAAGCTGACCTTGCGGACGGTGAAGGTCTCGCGGACGCCGGCGCCCTGGCGGCGGATGACGACACCCTGGAAGACCTGGATGCGGGAGCGGGTCCCCTCGACGACCTTGACGTGAACCTTGAGGGTGTCGCCGGGGCGGAACTCGGGGAGGTCCGAGCGCTTGCCTGCGGCGTCGAGGGCGTCCAACGTCTGCATGGGGATCTCATCTCTCGCGGTGCCACAGGTCACCCACGGTGGTGGGGGTGCAGTTGTGAGCGGTCCGGTCGTGGTGCCTCGCCCTCCCTGTGGCGGGGGCGCGCTCGCGGTGGGACCGCTGGTCCTTGCGGGACGCGTCAGTCTGCCACAGGCGCCGAGCCGCGGGCCAATCGACCGTCAGGCCCCACGACCCAGCCCAGCTCGCCGAGGAAGGCCCGGTCCGGGGCGTCGAGCGTGGCCGGGTCGAGCGCGGCCAGGAGGCCGGGGCGGCGTTCGGACGTACGTCGCAGGGCCTGGTCGCGCCGCCACCGCGCGATGCGGGCGTGGTCTCCCGAGAGCAGCACCTCCGGCACCGGGTGGCCGCGCCACGACGCCGGCTTGGTCCAGCCGGGCGCTTCGAGCAGCCCGCCCGAGACCACGCTGTGCGACTCGTCCACGAGGGAGTCGGCGTTGCCGATCACACCGGGCAGCAGGCGGGCCACCGCCTCGACGATCGCCAGCACGGCGACCTCGCCGCCGTTGAGGACGTAGTCGCCCAGCGAGACCTCGAGCACCCGTGCCCGGCCGGCCGCCTCGTCGAGCACCCGCTGGTCGATGCCCTCGTAGCGGCCGCAGGCGAAGACCAGGTGCTCCTCCCCCGCCAGCTCGTGCGCGAGTGCCTGGCTGAACGGGATCCCGCCCGGGGTCGGCACCACGACGACCGACGCGTCGGTGAGGACGGCGTCGAGGGCGTCGCCCCAGGGCTCGGGGCGCATCAGCATGCCCGGGCCGCCGCCGTAGGGCGTGTCGTCGACGGTGCGGTGCCGGTCGGTCGTCCACCTGCGCAGGTCGTGCACGGCCAGGTCGAGCAGGCCGTCCTCGACCGCCCGGCCGATCAGCGACAGCCGCAGCGGCGAGAGGTAGTCGGGGAAGATCGTGACCACGTCGACCTTCATCGGGCGTCCGGCCGCATCAGGCGTCCAGCAGGCCGGGCGGCGGGTCCACCTCGACCACGCCGCCGTCGACGTCGACCCACGGGACGATCTCGGCGACGAAGGGCACCAGCACCTCGCGGCCGTCGGGCGTGCGCACCGCGAGGACGTCCTGACCGGGCAGGTGCAGCACCTCGGCCAGCTCGCCGACCGGCTCGCCGCCGACGGTGCGCACGGCCAGCCCGACCAGCTGGTGGTCGTAGAACTCCTCCGGGTCCTCGGGCCGCTCGGCCGGGTCCACGTCGGCGAGCAGCAGGACGCCGCGCAACCGCTCGGCAGCCGCTCGGTCGTCGTGCCCGGCGAAGTGCAGCAGCAGCCGCCCGGAATGCACCCGGCCGGACTCGACGGTCAGCGGCCCGGCGGCCGCGGGGTCGGTGCGCACGGCGGTCCCGGGGGCCAGCCGGCCCTCCGGGTCGTCGGTGCGCACCTCGACCGAGACGTCGCCCTTGATGCCGTGCGGGCGGCCGATGCGGCCGACGATCACCTCCACGGCAGGTCCACCGCCCGTCGTCCGGTGCTCGCGGCCGAGCGCCTCAGCGCTCGTCGACGTCGAGGAAGTCGACCCGCACGCCCCGTCCCTGCGACAGCGCGCCGATGACTGTGCGCAGCGCCTTCGCCGTGCGGCCCGCCCGGCCGATCACCTTGCCGAGGTCGTCGGGGTGGACCCGGACCTCGAGGGTGCGGCCGCGGCGGGTGTTGCGGTCACGGACGGAGACGTCGTCAGGGTGCTCGACGATCCCGCGCACCAGGTGCTCGAGCGCCTCGTCGAGCATGGTCAGCTCTCGTCCGTGCCGGAGCGCTCCACCGAGGTGGTCTCCTCGATCGCCGGAGCGCCCTGGGCGGTGCCCTGGGTGGCCTTGGCGGCCGAGTCGTCGGCCGCAGCGGCCTCCGTCTTCGGCTCCTCGGTGACGGTGGCGTCGGCCGGTGCCCCGGTGGCGTCGGCCGGTGCCCCGGCGGCGTCGGCCGGTGTCCCGGCGGCGTCGGTCGGCGTCCCCGCGGCGTCGCTGCCCGCGGCCCGGACGTCACCGTCGGCTGCCGCCTCGTCGGCCGTCGGGCGGGCCGCCTTCGGCGTGCCCTCGGCGGCCTCGGTCGCGACCTTCTTGGCGGCCCGCTTCTTCGGCGTGGTGGCGCCGTCCTTGGCACCCCCGGTGCCGGCCGAGTCCTTGGCGGCGGCCTCGAAGACGGCCTTCTTGTCGGCCCTCGGCTCGGCGGTGCGCAGGGTGCCCTCGGCGCCCGGCAGCCCCTTGAACTTCTGCCAGTCACCGGTGATCTTCAGGATCGCGGCCACCGGCTCGGTCGGCTGCGCGCCGACGCCCAGCCAGTACTGCGCACGCTCGGAGTCGACCTCGATCAGCGAGGGCTCCTGGGTGGGGTGGTACTTGCCGATCTCCTCGATCGCCCGGCCGTCGCGCTTGGTGCGCGAGTCAGCGACGACGATGCGGTAGTACGGCGCACGGATCTTGCCCATGCGCATCAGCTTGATCTTGACAGCCACGGGTGTGGGGCTCCTGGTCTGAAGAGGTGGCGGACCTGCGCCGCGTGGGGTGCGGTGCCCGGCCCGGCCGGAGTGGACACGGCGGCACGCGGAGAGAGGGCCGCGAGACGCCGGGTTCAGCCGGGTCATCATGCCAGACCGGCCAGCCACCCCCGAAATCGCCGCCGCCGCACCGTCAGCTGTGCGATGACGCACCGGTCCGTAGGCGTGTCCGGTGCGTCGGCGCTGAGGGCGTCAGGCGACGACGCGGCCGCGCAGGACGACCAGGCGGGGGTGCGCGAGGACGCGCAGGTCGGCGCGAGGGTCCTGGTCGTACGCCACCAGGTCGGCCGGCGCCCCCTCCTCGAGGGCCGGCCGCGCGAGCCAGGACCGGGCCGCCCACGACGCGGCACCGAGCGCGGCCTCGGCGGTCATGCCGACCTGCTCGTGCAGGGCCAGCACCTCACGCCCGATCAGCCCGTGCGGCAGCACTCCCCCGGCGTCAGTCCCGGCGTAGACCGGCACACCGGCCTCGACCGCTGCACCCAGCACCGTGTCGCAGCGGGCGTGCAGGTCGCGCATGTGCGCCGCGTAGGTGGGGAACTTCGGACCGGCCTGCGCGGCGTACGCCGGGAAGTTGTCCAGCTGGACCCTCGTGGGCACCAGGGCCGTGCCGCGGCGGGCCATCTCGACGACCACGTCGTCGGTGATGCCGGTGCCGTGCTCGACGCAGTCGATGCCGCCGGCCACCAGCTCGGCCACCGACTGCTCGCCGAAGCAGTGCGCGGTGACCCGGACGCCGAGCTCGTGCGCCCGGGCGATCGCGGCGGCGGCCAGGTCGGCGGGCCAGCAGGGGGTGAGGTCGCCGGCGTCGCGGTCGATCCAGTCGCCGACCAGCTTGACCCAGCCGTCGCCGCGGGCAGCCTGCCGCTCGACCTCGGCGACCAGCTGCTCCGGCTCCACCTCCTCGCCGTAGTTGCGGATGTAGCGCTTGCTGCGCGCGATGTGCCGGCCGGCCCGGATGATGCGCGGCAGGTCCGGCCGCTCGTCGACCCAGTGGGTGTCGACCGGCACGCCGGCGTCGCGCAGCAGCAGCGCGCCGGTGTCGCGGTCGGCGACGGCCTGGGCCTCGGTGATGGCCTCGTCGACGCCCCCGTGCTCGTCGAGGCCGACGTGGCAGTGCGCGTCGACCAGGCCGGGGAGCAGCCATCCGACGTCGACCACGGTCTCGGCCTCCCGGCGGGTCGCGGCGTCCGGGTCGCTGCGGACGTGCCCCTCGGCGTCGACCCACACGTCCCGCGGCTCGCCCTCGGGGAGGACCACCGCGCGCAGGTGCAGGGCGTTCACGTCGACTCCCGGCCCGCCGGCGTCAGTTCGACGATCCGGGGGGCAGCAGGCCCTTGAGCTCGGCAGGCAGCTCGAAGTCGGCCGGCTGGTCGGGCACCGGCTCGCCGGCCGCACGCGCCTCCGCCTGCCTCTGCTCCAGCGCGCGCTTGGCCGGGTTGCCCGAACGGCCGCCCTTGACCTTGCGCTTCTGCTGCGCCTTGCCCTTGGACTTCTTGCCGATGCCCATGCCCGGCATGCCCGGCATCCCCGGCATGCCGCCGCCCGCCGCGAGCTGCTTCATCATCTTCTGCGCCTCGGTGAAGCGCTCGACGAGCCCGTTGACGTCGGCGACGGTGCGTCCGGAGCCGCGAGCAATCCGCTGCCGGCGGGACGCGTTGAGGATCTTGTGGTTGCGGCGCTCCTCCGGCGTCATCGACTTGATGATCGCGGTGGTGCGGTCGACCTCGCGCTCGTCGAGGTTCTCGATCTGCTCGCGCATCGCGCCCATGCCCGGGAGCATCCCGAGCAGCTTGGACATCGAGCCCATCTTCCGGACGCTCTCCATCTGCGCCAGGAAGTCCTCGAAGGTGAAGTCCTCGCCGCGACCGAACTTGCCGGCCATCTCTTCGGCCTGGTCCTTGTCGAAGGCCTTCTCGGCCTGCTCGATCAGGGTCAGGACGTCACCCATCCCGAGGATGCGCGAGGCCATCCGGTCGGGGTGGAAGGTGTCGAAGTCCTCGAGCTTCTCGCCGGCGCTGGCGAACATCACCTGCCGGCCGGTGACCTTGGCCACCGACAGGGCGGCACCGCCGCGGGCGTCGCCGTCGAGCTTGGTGAGCACGACGCCGTCGAAGCCGACGCCGTCGAGGAAGGCCAGCGCGGTGGTGACGGCGTCCTGGCCGATCATCGCGTCGACGACGAAGAGCGTCTCGTCGGGCTGCACGGCGTCGCGGATGTCGGCGGCCTGCTGCATCAGGTCGGTGTCGACGCCCAGCCGGCCGGCCGTGTCGACGACCACGACGTCGTACATCTTGGCGCGGGCGTGCTCGACCGCCCGCCGCGCCACGTCGACCGGGTCGCCCACCCCGTTGCCCGGCTCCGGCGCGAAGACCTCGACGGCGGCCCGCTCGCCGACGACCTGCAGCTGGGTGACGGCGTTGGGGCGCTGCAGGTCGGCCGCGACGAGCAGCGGCGCGTGCCCCTGGCTCTTGAGCCAGAAGCCGAGCTTGCCGGCGAGGGTCGTCTTGCCGGAGCCCTGCAGGCCGGCCAGCATGATCACCGTCGGCGGGTGCTTGGCGAAGCGCAGCCGGCGGGTCTCCCCACCGAGGATCGCCACGAGCTCCTCGTCGACGATCTTGATGATCTGCTGCGCGGGGTTGAGCGCCTGGTGCACCTCGGCGCCGCGGGCCCGCTCGCGCACGGCGGCGATGAAGTCCTTGACCACCGGCAGCGCGACGTCTGCCTCGAGCAGCGCGACCCGGATCTCCCGGGTCGTGGCGTCGATGTCGGCGTCGGTCAGCCTGCCCTTGCCGCGGAGGTTCTTGAACGTGGCGGCCAGGCGGTCGGAGAGGGTCGCGAACACGTGGCCAGCCTAGGCGACCGGCCCGGGCGGCCCTGCCGTGCAACGCTTCCTCGCGGTGGTCCGTAGTGAGAGGTGGACAGGGGCGGCAGCGGACGGCAGGAGGCGGCATGGCGAGCGGCACCGGCTACGACGGCGGGCGCGACCCGCAGTTCGCCGCGTTCGTCCATGCCCGGCGGCCGGCGCTGCTGCGGCTCGCCACCCTGCTCGCGGCTGGCGACCCGCATCTTGCCGAGGACCTCGTGCAGACGGCGCTCACCCGGCTGTACGTCGCCTGGTGGCGCGTGGAGCGCGACCAGGGTCCCGAGGCGTACTGCCGACGGATCCTGGTCAACGCCGTCGTCGACGAGCGGCGCCGGCCGTGGCGGCGCTCCGAGACCAGCCGGGCGGAGCTGCCCGAGGTCGCGGACCGACGCGGCGACCGCCCGGGCAGCTCCCCGGAGGACCGCGACGCGATGCGCGCAGCCCTCGCCTCGCTCGGCCCGCGGATGCGGGCGGCGGTGGTGCTGCGGCACTGGCTCGGCTACGACGTCGCCGAGTGCGCCGCGCTGCTGGGCTGCTCCGAGGGCACCGTCAAGAGCCAGACCGCCCGCGGCCTCGACCGGCTGCGCGCCCTGCTGTCCGACGACCTGACGCTCACCCCTGCCACCCAGACCTCCACCGGGAGCACACGATGACCGACCTCACCGACCTGCTCGACTCGGCCGCCGGCCGGCACCCCGCGCCCGGTCCCGACGTCGTCCGCGACGACCTCGCGCGCGGCCGGCGGGCGCTCGTCCGGCGGCGCTGGACCCGGACCGGGCTGGCCTTCTCGGGCGCCGTGGCGGTGGCCGTCGCCGCCTTCGCCCTCCCCGCCGCCCTCGACACCGAGCCGCAGGTGCACAGCGTCGTGCCGGCCGCCGGCGGCAGCGGGGGGTCGGCGGCGGACGCGCCGAACCCCGGCGTCGACCTGGTGGCATTCGACGCCGGACCGGTCCGCAAGCCGATCTCCCCCGGGCTGGTGCCGGACGGCTGGTCGGTGTCGGGCGACGAGTTCGCGCTGGTGGTCGCCCCGCCCGGGTCCGACACGTCCCCGGCTGACTACCGGGGCAAGCTCGTCGTGTACCTCGACGCCAACACGATCCCGAACGAGTCGCTGCCGATGAAGATCGCCGTCGACGTCGGCGAGCGGACCGGCTTCGCGATCCGCGCCGAGCCCTCGATGCTGCAGGTCTGGGTGCCGCAGGAGGACGGGACGGCGCTGCGCGCCCAGGCGCCGAAGTCGCTCGGCTGGGACGAGG from Actinomycetes bacterium encodes the following:
- the lepB gene encoding signal peptidase I; this encodes MRAPAKRKSFFRELPGIVITALVISVLIKTFLVQAFYIPSGSMENTLLVNDRVLVNKLADKPDEIHRGDVVVFRDPGGWLNGPEMQERGGVLGAVRDALVFVGLAPAAGEEDLIKRVIGVGGDDVACCDSEGRVTVNGVPLDEEDYLFPKDEPSFDEFKVTVPEGELWVMGDHRSVSEDSRAHRQQPGEGFVPVDDVIGRAFTIVWPLDRASLLRRPDTFDQPRLDASRP
- the lepB gene encoding signal peptidase I — translated: MVTSAGPSSTTSVTSAARLPRSRSAATAGRPPADPAPAPPATPVRHRRPRGSRRAPRRRRFRTVGTLLAVLLAALLVRTFVVTPFSIPSGSMRDTLDIGDRILVDRASYVFGSVDRGDVVVFDGTDTFGAVGAAQKPTLRDRVVRFLSFGLAGDVRTDYVKRVIGVGGDRVACCDSRGRLTVNGEPLEERRYLYPGDSPSELRFDVRVPEGRLWVMGDHRSDSMDSRAHLGDPGGGTVPVDDVIGRVLGVVWPLDRLGGLS
- the rplS gene encoding 50S ribosomal protein L19, yielding MQTLDALDAAGKRSDLPEFRPGDTLKVHVKVVEGTRSRIQVFQGVVIRRQGAGVRETFTVRKVSFGVGVERTFPVHTPVIDKIEVVTRGDVRRAKLYYLRDLRGKAAKIKERRDSRPTAR
- the trmD gene encoding tRNA (guanosine(37)-N1)-methyltransferase TrmD; this encodes MKVDVVTIFPDYLSPLRLSLIGRAVEDGLLDLAVHDLRRWTTDRHRTVDDTPYGGGPGMLMRPEPWGDALDAVLTDASVVVVPTPGGIPFSQALAHELAGEEHLVFACGRYEGIDQRVLDEAAGRARVLEVSLGDYVLNGGEVAVLAIVEAVARLLPGVIGNADSLVDESHSVVSGGLLEAPGWTKPASWRGHPVPEVLLSGDHARIARWRRDQALRRTSERRPGLLAALDPATLDAPDRAFLGELGWVVGPDGRLARGSAPVAD
- the rimM gene encoding ribosome maturation factor RimM (Essential for efficient processing of 16S rRNA), which produces MEVIVGRIGRPHGIKGDVSVEVRTDDPEGRLAPGTAVRTDPAAAGPLTVESGRVHSGRLLLHFAGHDDRAAAERLRGVLLLADVDPAERPEDPEEFYDHQLVGLAVRTVGGEPVGELAEVLHLPGQDVLAVRTPDGREVLVPFVAEIVPWVDVDGGVVEVDPPPGLLDA
- a CDS encoding RNA-binding protein, with product MLDEALEHLVRGIVEHPDDVSVRDRNTRRGRTLEVRVHPDDLGKVIGRAGRTAKALRTVIGALSQGRGVRVDFLDVDER
- a CDS encoding amidohydrolase family protein produces the protein MNALHLRAVVLPEGEPRDVWVDAEGHVRSDPDAATRREAETVVDVGWLLPGLVDAHCHVGLDEHGGVDEAITEAQAVADRDTGALLLRDAGVPVDTHWVDERPDLPRIIRAGRHIARSKRYIRNYGEEVEPEQLVAEVERQAARGDGWVKLVGDWIDRDAGDLTPCWPADLAAAAIARAHELGVRVTAHCFGEQSVAELVAGGIDCVEHGTGITDDVVVEMARRGTALVPTRVQLDNFPAYAAQAGPKFPTYAAHMRDLHARCDTVLGAAVEAGVPVYAGTDAGGVLPHGLIGREVLALHEQVGMTAEAALGAASWAARSWLARPALEEGAPADLVAYDQDPRADLRVLAHPRLVVLRGRVVA
- the ffh gene encoding signal recognition particle protein → MFATLSDRLAATFKNLRGKGRLTDADIDATTREIRVALLEADVALPVVKDFIAAVRERARGAEVHQALNPAQQIIKIVDEELVAILGGETRRLRFAKHPPTVIMLAGLQGSGKTTLAGKLGFWLKSQGHAPLLVAADLQRPNAVTQLQVVGERAAVEVFAPEPGNGVGDPVDVARRAVEHARAKMYDVVVVDTAGRLGVDTDLMQQAADIRDAVQPDETLFVVDAMIGQDAVTTALAFLDGVGFDGVVLTKLDGDARGGAALSVAKVTGRQVMFASAGEKLEDFDTFHPDRMASRILGMGDVLTLIEQAEKAFDKDQAEEMAGKFGRGEDFTFEDFLAQMESVRKMGSMSKLLGMLPGMGAMREQIENLDEREVDRTTAIIKSMTPEERRNHKILNASRRQRIARGSGRTVADVNGLVERFTEAQKMMKQLAAGGGMPGMPGMPGMGIGKKSKGKAQQKRKVKGGRSGNPAKRALEQRQAEARAAGEPVPDQPADFELPAELKGLLPPGSSN
- a CDS encoding SigE family RNA polymerase sigma factor, translated to MASGTGYDGGRDPQFAAFVHARRPALLRLATLLAAGDPHLAEDLVQTALTRLYVAWWRVERDQGPEAYCRRILVNAVVDERRRPWRRSETSRAELPEVADRRGDRPGSSPEDRDAMRAALASLGPRMRAAVVLRHWLGYDVAECAALLGCSEGTVKSQTARGLDRLRALLSDDLTLTPATQTSTGSTR